In Candidatus Zixiibacteriota bacterium, one DNA window encodes the following:
- a CDS encoding MATE family efflux transporter — MDNHTSPDTKQRTDYTEGSIFGSILKMGLPSMVGFLSHHIYHFADTWWVSRLPEKETGVAAITFLGSIIWVFFSFNQLVGPGSVAIISRRYGEKTYDLTEKAIKEAIVLKLFFGLIFGIIGYIFAGDILALIGAEGRVLEMGIQYGQIIFLGMPVMYATYSIFTGMRGVANPQMALYLMLGSNILNMLLDPIFMFGYFGFPALGIKGAAIASIISYVLTFALGIVLFYGDFTNVKLHFKGKESISIVSMWKMLKIGIPAWFGDLSFSSARLIIVKMVAPFGASVVAAYGVGNQVSAFGISILVGIGLGLSALIGHNLGGEKYERAKKIGDQAILLSVVIMLTLGLAVFTFSANIISLFFDNPQTISLGSEMLKILALGFPFIGLFLMVGQIHLGVGFNMPSMVLNIIHAWGLEIIPVYILTVHLGYSQNAIWWTITGAGLLTSMLFFIYYQRGRWLTYKI, encoded by the coding sequence ATGGATAATCATACCAGCCCGGATACCAAACAGCGCACAGATTATACCGAAGGTTCCATCTTTGGCTCGATTTTGAAAATGGGCTTGCCCTCGATGGTCGGTTTCTTATCCCATCATATTTACCATTTTGCCGATACTTGGTGGGTATCGAGACTTCCGGAGAAAGAAACCGGAGTGGCGGCGATAACATTTTTAGGCAGCATTATTTGGGTATTTTTTTCTTTCAATCAACTTGTCGGACCTGGCTCAGTAGCAATTATATCCCGCCGGTATGGCGAAAAGACTTATGACCTAACCGAAAAGGCTATTAAAGAAGCTATAGTTCTGAAGTTGTTCTTTGGCCTAATATTCGGCATTATTGGTTATATTTTTGCAGGCGATATATTGGCGCTTATCGGCGCCGAGGGAAGAGTCCTTGAGATGGGAATCCAATATGGCCAGATTATATTTCTGGGTATGCCGGTTATGTATGCCACTTATTCGATTTTTACCGGCATGCGCGGTGTTGCCAATCCTCAGATGGCTTTATATTTAATGCTTGGGTCAAATATTTTAAACATGCTGCTCGACCCTATTTTTATGTTTGGGTACTTTGGTTTTCCGGCTTTAGGTATAAAGGGTGCAGCTATTGCCTCTATTATTAGCTATGTATTGACATTTGCGCTTGGTATAGTATTGTTCTACGGTGATTTCACTAATGTAAAACTTCATTTTAAAGGTAAGGAGAGCATTTCAATCGTTTCGATGTGGAAAATGCTCAAAATTGGCATACCAGCCTGGTTTGGCGACCTGTCATTTTCCAGCGCCAGATTGATAATCGTAAAGATGGTCGCCCCATTCGGCGCATCGGTAGTAGCCGCTTATGGAGTTGGCAACCAGGTGTCGGCATTTGGCATCTCTATCCTGGTGGGAATAGGTCTGGGCTTATCGGCATTGATAGGTCATAATCTCGGCGGCGAAAAATATGAACGCGCTAAAAAAATTGGCGACCAAGCTATTCTTTTAAGCGTTGTTATTATGTTGACGTTAGGCTTAGCAGTTTTTACTTTTTCAGCCAATATAATCAGCCTGTTTTTTGATAATCCCCAAACAATATCTCTGGGAAGCGAAATGCTTAAAATACTCGCTTTAGGATTCCCTTTTATTGGGCTCTTTTTAATGGTTGGACAGATTCATCTTGGCGTTGGTTTTAATATGCCGTCGATGGTATTAAATATTATTCATGCCTGGGGGTTAGAAATAATTCCTGTTTATATTTTAACCGTTCATCTTGGCTATTCACAAAATGCTATCTGGTGGACTATTACCGGGGCAGGCTTGCTAACATCCATGTTGTTCTTTATATATTACCAGCGGGGACGGTGGCTGACATATAAAATTTAG
- a CDS encoding S9 family peptidase → MRRLYNYMAIAVILLAAVCYSAEPEMILSEIDKWVISDTAKIMAYIDSCNKVTNDKLQNSAYWDKTYNDLSFLMGIDYISSPQIDNTGRMYFLMRLTGEIEHIFYLDSPMGWPVQVTPNNWADEGYTIYYYHVHPSGDYILVGAMKYGSEKHDIFKFNRNGSFEPLLVSPEIEYTNVVFKNRDEFFLIVASDTNRVLCKYSIPTGSLDSLYSENEWVDICDYQDGLILCERWFSFSESQIFIVDELSLEIKNISKKGQYEYSFFTGDDRVVTITNELSKDNEYNKLVCIDINKPDRLKILYNPKMTIDEFKYIRSISTGILILNSNGYSQVAAIDIFGNKINFPPTEIGVVSEFGANDKGNILFGYSSPNKSPTIYYSYLGADSLETVAAVSTFGFDFSEIEVKAIQYPSKNGAMIPSLLYLPSGTKKDGLNPAIVEYHGGPPGQSRPYFQRNIAFALTNGFIMMFPNVRGSTGYGSQWEAADNLEGRYNALDDCIAALDYLVEAGYSNPDNIGIWGASYGGYVVNYLAVTAPEKFACAISEVGEADMDYSNSHGDVTFLAGWEREYGPIGSELTHDLSPIFKADNVSKPMLITAGFNDPRVFAGGPRRWSCLLSALGKNVNYFEEVSTGHWGTSKRQVIDSYARSYVYFMEHLLK, encoded by the coding sequence ATGAGAAGGCTTTACAATTATATGGCAATTGCCGTCATCTTATTGGCGGCGGTTTGCTATTCCGCTGAGCCCGAAATGATTCTTAGCGAAATCGATAAATGGGTTATATCCGATACCGCTAAAATTATGGCTTATATTGATAGCTGTAATAAAGTTACGAACGACAAACTGCAAAATTCCGCCTACTGGGATAAGACATATAACGACCTGTCGTTCCTTATGGGAATCGACTATATTTCCTCGCCGCAAATAGACAATACCGGCCGGATGTATTTCCTCATGAGGTTGACCGGTGAGATAGAACATATTTTTTACTTGGATTCACCTATGGGCTGGCCGGTGCAGGTAACACCTAATAACTGGGCTGATGAGGGTTATACTATCTATTATTATCATGTGCACCCCTCTGGCGATTATATTTTGGTCGGGGCTATGAAATACGGCAGTGAAAAGCACGATATATTCAAATTTAACCGTAATGGCAGTTTCGAGCCGCTTTTAGTAAGCCCGGAAATTGAATATACTAATGTCGTTTTCAAAAATAGAGATGAATTCTTTTTGATAGTTGCCAGCGATACCAACCGTGTCTTATGTAAATATTCTATTCCCACAGGCTCTCTCGATTCGCTTTATTCTGAGAATGAATGGGTTGATATTTGCGATTATCAGGATGGCTTGATATTATGCGAACGCTGGTTTTCGTTTTCCGAAAGTCAAATTTTTATAGTTGATGAATTATCTCTTGAAATAAAAAATATATCTAAAAAGGGCCAGTATGAATACTCATTTTTTACCGGCGATGACCGAGTAGTTACAATCACCAATGAACTATCGAAAGATAATGAGTATAACAAGCTTGTTTGTATCGATATTAATAAGCCCGACAGGTTAAAAATATTGTATAACCCTAAAATGACTATTGATGAGTTTAAATATATTAGATCGATATCTACCGGCATATTGATTTTGAACAGCAATGGCTACTCGCAGGTTGCCGCTATAGATATTTTCGGCAATAAAATTAATTTCCCCCCAACTGAGATTGGAGTAGTCTCTGAGTTTGGCGCTAATGACAAGGGAAACATTTTGTTCGGTTACAGTTCTCCAAATAAATCACCGACTATTTATTATTCCTATTTAGGGGCGGATAGTCTGGAAACTGTGGCAGCTGTTTCTACATTCGGTTTTGATTTTTCTGAAATAGAGGTTAAGGCAATCCAGTATCCATCAAAAAATGGCGCCATGATACCATCATTATTGTATTTGCCATCCGGCACCAAAAAGGATGGCTTAAACCCTGCCATAGTGGAATATCACGGCGGTCCGCCCGGTCAGAGTCGTCCCTATTTCCAGAGGAATATAGCTTTCGCTTTAACCAACGGTTTTATTATGATGTTTCCCAATGTTAGAGGCTCAACCGGTTATGGTTCCCAATGGGAAGCCGCCGACAACCTTGAGGGGCGTTATAATGCCTTAGATGATTGTATAGCCGCTCTCGATTACTTAGTTGAGGCGGGTTATTCGAATCCAGATAATATCGGTATTTGGGGCGCTTCTTATGGCGGTTATGTGGTCAACTATCTGGCAGTAACCGCCCCGGAAAAATTCGCCTGCGCTATAAGCGAGGTGGGTGAGGCTGATATGGATTACAGCAACTCTCATGGAGATGTTACTTTCCTTGCCGGTTGGGAACGCGAATACGGGCCAATCGGAAGCGAGTTGACGCATGATTTATCGCCGATTTTCAAGGCTGATAATGTCAGCAAACCGATGCTGATAACAGCCGGTTTCAACGACCCCAGAGTATTTGCCGGCGGTCCCAGACGGTGGAGTTGTTTGCTTTCGGCATTGGGGAAAAATGTTAACTATTTCGAGGAGGTATCAACCGGCCACTGGGGCACCTCCAAACGGCAGGTAATCGATTCGTACGCTCGGTCATATGTTTATTTCATGGAGCATTTATTGAAATAG
- the topA gene encoding type I DNA topoisomerase yields MKLLIVESPTKTKTLKKFLGKGYELASTNGHIIDLPKSKLGVDVDNGFKPEYISIKGKGALLKELIKKSRKASEVYLAPDPDREGEAIAYHLASKLGKMKNKVYRVTFNEITKKAVLEGIQNAGDIDINKFYAQQARRILDRLVGYKVSPFLWKTITYGLSAGRVQSVALRMICEREVEIEKFVPQEYWTFDADFVDKSKKISAKLMKIDGAKPEIDSQAKADKTCGDIKKQAFTISSFKKGSLVRQPPPPYITSALQQDAFSKLGFGNKKTMMAAQQLYEGVEIGDEGQVGLITYMRTDSYRIADEAKKEAKEYITAKFGKQYISAKPVKHKARKNAQQAHEAIRPTSAFRDIAAVKKYLSKDQFKLYQLIWSRFLASQMAPAEYKTTTVEISGGKYLFKAYHQEIAFDGFKKVYINGGNDDDIKKKIPKLQEGMSLKLSELFPEQHFTQPPPRFNSGSLVKELEEKGIGRPSTYAQIITTLSSRKYVRQDKRRFQPTDLGKIVNKILVDNFPDVFNTDFTATMEDELDNIELGKDNWVDILNGFYKPFIEDLKRVEKNTKDIKKQTIEKTDEICDKCGSPMVLKYGRNGRFLACSAYPDCKNTKPLEGEIEKIDKKCPNCGAQMEIRQGKFGRFIACSNYPECKTTEKISTGVKCPMKDCDGELIERTSWRGIFYSCSRYPDCKYAVNSKPVPKQCPACGYSFMVEKSTKTHGDHLYCTNCKYRLIEESETEKVKT; encoded by the coding sequence ATGAAACTTTTAATCGTAGAATCACCCACGAAAACTAAAACGCTTAAGAAATTTTTAGGTAAGGGATACGAGCTTGCCTCGACAAATGGTCATATTATTGACTTGCCAAAATCAAAACTTGGCGTTGATGTTGATAATGGTTTCAAACCTGAATATATAAGCATAAAAGGCAAAGGCGCTTTACTGAAGGAGCTGATCAAAAAGAGCCGTAAAGCATCAGAAGTATATTTAGCTCCCGATCCCGATCGAGAGGGTGAGGCTATTGCTTATCATTTAGCTAGCAAATTGGGCAAAATGAAAAACAAGGTTTATCGGGTTACTTTCAATGAGATTACGAAAAAGGCAGTCCTTGAGGGAATTCAAAACGCCGGCGATATTGATATCAATAAATTTTATGCTCAGCAGGCAAGACGCATTCTCGATCGTTTAGTTGGCTATAAAGTTTCGCCATTTTTATGGAAAACAATAACCTACGGACTTTCCGCTGGACGGGTTCAATCTGTTGCATTGAGGATGATTTGTGAGCGCGAGGTAGAAATTGAAAAATTTGTCCCGCAAGAGTACTGGACTTTTGATGCTGATTTTGTTGATAAGAGCAAGAAAATATCCGCTAAGCTAATGAAAATTGACGGGGCTAAACCGGAGATAGACAGTCAGGCCAAAGCTGATAAAACATGCGGTGATATTAAAAAGCAAGCATTTACAATATCCTCATTTAAAAAAGGTTCATTAGTACGCCAACCGCCGCCGCCATATATTACCAGCGCTCTTCAGCAGGATGCTTTTAGCAAACTTGGGTTCGGCAATAAAAAGACAATGATGGCTGCTCAGCAGTTATATGAGGGTGTGGAGATTGGCGATGAAGGCCAGGTTGGACTGATTACATACATGCGAACCGATTCGTATCGTATTGCCGATGAAGCTAAAAAAGAAGCCAAAGAATATATCACCGCTAAATTTGGCAAACAATATATATCAGCCAAGCCGGTAAAGCATAAAGCGCGCAAAAATGCTCAGCAGGCGCATGAGGCTATACGACCAACCTCAGCTTTCAGGGATATAGCGGCTGTTAAAAAATATTTATCGAAAGATCAATTCAAACTTTACCAGCTAATCTGGTCGCGTTTCTTAGCCTCTCAGATGGCTCCGGCTGAATATAAAACTACTACCGTTGAAATCTCAGGCGGCAAGTATTTATTCAAAGCTTATCATCAAGAGATAGCGTTTGATGGTTTTAAAAAAGTATATATTAATGGCGGTAATGACGATGATATTAAGAAAAAAATCCCTAAACTTCAGGAAGGGATGTCGTTGAAATTATCGGAACTGTTCCCCGAACAGCATTTTACTCAACCACCACCGAGATTTAACTCCGGCAGTCTGGTTAAAGAGCTGGAGGAAAAAGGTATCGGCAGACCCTCAACTTATGCCCAGATTATTACAACTCTCAGTTCTCGCAAGTATGTCCGGCAGGATAAACGGCGGTTTCAGCCGACCGACTTGGGCAAGATAGTCAATAAGATTCTGGTTGATAATTTCCCGGATGTTTTCAATACCGATTTCACCGCTACTATGGAGGATGAACTTGACAATATTGAGCTTGGCAAGGATAACTGGGTGGATATCTTAAATGGCTTTTACAAGCCGTTTATCGAGGACCTCAAGCGGGTTGAGAAAAATACTAAAGATATTAAAAAGCAGACTATTGAAAAAACCGACGAGATTTGCGATAAATGCGGCTCGCCAATGGTACTTAAATATGGCCGCAACGGACGCTTTTTAGCTTGCAGCGCCTACCCTGATTGCAAAAATACCAAGCCGTTGGAGGGGGAAATCGAGAAAATCGATAAAAAATGCCCTAATTGCGGAGCCCAGATGGAAATCCGTCAGGGTAAATTTGGACGTTTTATTGCCTGTTCCAATTATCCCGAATGCAAAACTACGGAAAAAATCTCCACCGGTGTTAAATGTCCGATGAAAGACTGCGACGGCGAATTGATTGAAAGAACATCATGGCGAGGGATATTCTATTCCTGCTCGCGTTATCCGGATTGCAAGTATGCTGTCAACTCCAAGCCTGTTCCCAAGCAATGTCCTGCCTGCGGTTATAGCTTTATGGTTGAAAAATCGACTAAAACTCACGGCGATCATCTTTACTGCACCAATTGCAAGTATCGGTTGATAGAGGAATCGGAAACCGAAAAAGTTAAGACATAG
- a CDS encoding DNA-directed RNA polymerase subunit omega, with protein MDYSIKQKLEKVIKNKYKAVIVASRLARKINDKRVAEYEQLGPDAPLPRYPLKVTTEAINEVADGKVNYSIVKDKPSEEEMFPG; from the coding sequence ATGGATTACAGTATCAAGCAAAAATTGGAAAAAGTAATTAAAAACAAGTATAAAGCGGTAATTGTAGCTTCCAGGTTAGCCAGGAAAATAAATGATAAGCGTGTCGCAGAGTATGAGCAGTTAGGTCCTGATGCGCCGCTGCCGCGATATCCATTAAAGGTTACTACCGAGGCTATTAATGAAGTAGCTGATGGGAAAGTGAATTATTCTATCGTAAAAGATAAACCATCAGAAGAAGAAATGTTTCCGGGATAA
- the gmk gene encoding guanylate kinase yields the protein MMKPGLAVVISSPSGTGKTTICRKLLEKHDDFQFSVSATTRPARQNERDGIDYFFMTENDFSRNKKAGNFIETAKYLNHWYGTPIKQLKETIAYGKVVLLDIDIQGGKSIKKIMPDAVAVFLMPPSMTELKRRLKKRLTETTEAQKKRIETAAEELKSWTEYDYITVNNNLNVAVEQISMIIKTERLKTKRLNDKQYWKKSLIKLLGLE from the coding sequence ATGATGAAACCAGGCCTCGCAGTTGTAATATCATCACCATCGGGAACCGGCAAGACAACGATTTGCCGCAAGCTTCTCGAAAAGCATGATGATTTTCAGTTCTCGGTTTCAGCTACTACTCGTCCTGCTCGACAAAACGAACGAGATGGAATTGACTATTTCTTTATGACAGAAAACGATTTTTCAAGAAATAAAAAAGCCGGCAATTTTATTGAGACTGCTAAATATCTTAACCACTGGTATGGTACGCCGATTAAGCAATTAAAGGAAACTATTGCTTATGGTAAAGTAGTTCTTTTAGATATTGATATTCAGGGCGGAAAATCGATTAAGAAAATAATGCCTGATGCTGTTGCTGTTTTTCTGATGCCTCCCAGTATGACCGAGTTGAAGCGACGATTGAAAAAACGTCTAACAGAAACAACGGAAGCTCAAAAAAAACGAATTGAAACAGCAGCAGAGGAATTGAAAAGCTGGACTGAGTATGATTATATTACAGTTAATAATAATCTTAACGTTGCGGTTGAACAAATAAGCATGATAATTAAAACCGAACGATTAAAAACAAAGCGGCTTAATGATAAACAATATTGGAAAAAATCTTTAATTAAGCTTTTAGGTTTGGAATAA
- a CDS encoding YicC family protein, which translates to MIASMTGYGCAETALDDYKIVVEISSVNNRYLDMQIRTPKTLMELEQKIKKLLSAKVKRGKVFFSLVIENTIQAAGRLSLDTEIADMYHNVLTDLKARYNLSEKIGIEHFITLPDLITAKTADVDMEKIWADVEPVCSQAIEHLYRMRLAEGKNLHADFINRLNKLTEYVNSIKEIAAANISAYREKLKQKIQEVLNDYPVDEQRIAQEAAIITEKMDITEEITRLHSHFDSYRQALNQDGAVGKRLSFILQEMNREANTIASKAADYQISLLAINIKDELEKLREQVLNIE; encoded by the coding sequence ATGATTGCAAGTATGACAGGATATGGCTGCGCCGAGACGGCTTTGGATGATTACAAAATAGTCGTGGAAATATCCTCAGTGAACAATCGCTATTTAGACATGCAGATACGGACGCCCAAGACCTTGATGGAACTGGAGCAAAAAATTAAAAAACTTCTGTCTGCTAAAGTCAAGCGCGGTAAAGTATTTTTCTCGCTAGTTATTGAAAACACAATTCAAGCGGCCGGGCGGCTTTCATTAGATACGGAAATCGCCGATATGTATCATAATGTGCTAACCGATTTGAAAGCGCGCTACAACCTTTCGGAAAAAATCGGCATCGAGCATTTCATCACGCTGCCTGATCTTATTACCGCTAAAACCGCCGATGTCGATATGGAAAAAATATGGGCTGATGTTGAACCGGTGTGCAGTCAAGCAATAGAGCATCTTTACCGGATGCGGTTGGCTGAGGGTAAAAACCTTCATGCCGATTTTATTAATAGACTAAATAAATTGACTGAATATGTTAATAGCATAAAGGAAATCGCTGCAGCTAATATCAGCGCCTATCGGGAAAAGCTTAAGCAGAAAATTCAGGAAGTTTTAAATGATTATCCTGTTGACGAACAGCGTATTGCCCAGGAAGCGGCAATTATCACTGAGAAAATGGATATAACCGAGGAGATTACGCGTCTGCATTCACATTTCGATAGCTACCGGCAGGCGCTTAATCAGGATGGCGCAGTTGGCAAGCGATTATCGTTTATCCTTCAGGAGATGAACAGAGAAGCTAATACAATAGCCTCAAAAGCGGCAGATTACCAGATTTCCCTGCTGGCAATAAACATCAAGGATGAACTGGAAAAACTTCGCGAACAGGTTTTAAACATTGAGTAA